The following are encoded together in the Parabacteroides chongii genome:
- a CDS encoding LTA synthase family protein, which translates to MKKRLLFILTVFFCWLPILAIQKPVFILYHHALANGCSLTDYLKVITHGLLLDCTVSGYLTAIPLLCILISIWLPGAFYQKFLKGYFGVAALLIAAIFAVDVALYGYWGFRLDATLFFYLQSPADAMASVPVGTFFLQFLLFLIYAYGIFWVFKRFIIPLFPATPVRSRLGGTMIVLLLGGILFIPIRGGVTTSTANVGMVYFSKNQFLNHSAINPAFSLLASLSKQQDFAAQFNFFPEEERQERYTALTQTNDTLPGNAEKRSLLTTDRPNILIILMESFTANAIEAVGGEPGITPNLNKLSQEGITFTNMYANSFRTDRGIVSVLNGYLAQPTTSIMKYPAKSQTLPSIAKSLGEQGYTADMLYGGDINFTNMQSYFFSSGYSQITADRDFPLSSRLSKWGANDNITFTHLYESIRERDEKTPWLSTFLTLSSHEPFEVPYHHLEDPYLNSMAFTDSCIGSFIGQLKELPVWKNTLVVLVSDHGYRYPASLTDYEPRRFHIPMIWLGGTIKEPAIIDTYANQTDLAATLLSQLNLPHDSFTFSRDILAPGYPEYAFYTFPNGFGFINSTGISVYDNESNKPLIESPAENSNERLNKGKVLLQTLYDDLGNR; encoded by the coding sequence ATGAAAAAACGGTTATTATTTATTCTGACAGTATTTTTTTGCTGGCTTCCGATCCTTGCAATTCAAAAGCCGGTCTTCATTTTATATCACCACGCCTTAGCGAACGGGTGTTCGCTAACCGATTACCTTAAGGTAATCACACATGGTTTATTGCTTGACTGTACGGTTTCGGGATATCTGACTGCTATTCCTCTACTTTGTATATTGATCTCCATCTGGTTGCCGGGAGCATTCTATCAGAAATTTCTGAAAGGATATTTTGGGGTTGCAGCACTTCTGATCGCAGCGATCTTTGCTGTCGACGTGGCACTTTACGGATATTGGGGCTTCCGGCTGGATGCCACATTATTCTTCTACCTGCAATCTCCGGCTGATGCGATGGCAAGCGTTCCTGTCGGAACCTTCTTTCTGCAGTTTCTGCTATTCCTTATATATGCATATGGAATATTTTGGGTATTCAAACGCTTTATTATTCCGCTATTCCCTGCAACCCCTGTCCGCAGCAGATTAGGAGGGACAATGATCGTTCTCCTGTTGGGAGGCATACTATTCATCCCGATCCGGGGAGGTGTAACGACTTCTACCGCCAATGTCGGCATGGTTTATTTCAGTAAGAATCAATTCCTGAACCATTCAGCAATCAATCCGGCTTTCAGCTTGCTTGCGTCATTGAGCAAACAGCAGGATTTTGCAGCCCAGTTCAATTTCTTTCCCGAAGAAGAGAGACAGGAACGATATACAGCCTTAACGCAAACCAACGACACATTGCCCGGAAATGCAGAAAAGCGATCTTTACTGACAACCGATCGCCCCAATATCCTGATTATTCTGATGGAAAGTTTTACAGCAAATGCTATCGAAGCAGTAGGCGGTGAACCCGGAATCACTCCCAACCTCAACAAACTAAGCCAGGAAGGAATCACTTTCACGAATATGTATGCCAATTCTTTCCGTACCGACCGGGGAATAGTATCCGTACTGAATGGCTATTTGGCACAACCGACCACTTCTATCATGAAGTATCCCGCCAAAAGCCAGACACTCCCGTCCATTGCCAAAAGCCTGGGTGAACAGGGATATACAGCCGATATGCTTTATGGCGGAGATATCAACTTCACCAATATGCAAAGTTATTTCTTCAGCTCCGGGTACAGCCAAATAACTGCCGACCGTGATTTCCCGCTTTCCAGCAGGTTAAGCAAATGGGGAGCCAATGACAATATAACCTTTACCCACCTGTACGAATCGATCCGGGAAAGAGACGAAAAGACACCGTGGCTCAGTACCTTCCTGACATTGAGCAGCCACGAACCATTCGAAGTGCCCTACCATCACCTGGAAGACCCGTATCTCAACTCGATGGCTTTCACCGATAGCTGTATCGGCAGTTTCATCGGCCAGCTAAAGGAATTACCCGTCTGGAAAAACACCTTGGTCGTATTGGTTTCCGACCACGGCTACCGTTATCCTGCATCGTTAACGGACTATGAACCCCGACGCTTCCATATCCCGATGATCTGGCTGGGCGGTACAATCAAAGAACCTGCAATCATCGACACATATGCCAATCAGACAGACCTGGCAGCGACATTGCTAAGCCAACTGAACTTACCTCACGATTCCTTCACATTCAGCCGCGACATACTGGCTCCCGGATACCCGGAATATGCATTCTATACATTCCCGAACGGGTTCGGATTCATCAACAGCACAGGTATCTCCGTATATGACAACGAGAGTAACAAACCACTGATCGAAAGCCCGGCAGAGAACAGCAACGAACGCCTGAATAAAGGAAAAGTTCTGCTACAAACACTATACGACGACCTGGGTAACCGGTAA
- the purH gene encoding bifunctional phosphoribosylaminoimidazolecarboxamide formyltransferase/IMP cyclohydrolase, whose amino-acid sequence MAATKRIKRALVSVFHKEGLDEILKKLHNEGVTFVSTGGTQTFIESLGIPCDAVEDLTGYPSILGGRVKTLHPKVFGGILNRRENEGDREQIAQYEIPEIDLVIVDLYPFEETVASGAEEQAIIEKIDIGGISLIRAAAKNFKDVVIVASKAQYQPLMQVLNEKGAETSLEDRKWFAKEAFAVSSGYDSAIFNYFDGREGSHLRVAVDQPMHLRYGENPHQAAKYYGKFNDMFDQIHGKEISYNNLLDIDAAVSLIDEFDELTFAILKHNNACGIASRPTVLEAWKDALAGDPVSAFGGILITNSVIDKEVAEEINKIFFEVIIAPEYTKDALEVLMQKKNRIILIRKEAKTCPMQFRSLLNGALMQEKDLSIQTAADLEPMTDKKPSAQETADLLFANKLVKHSKSNAITLVKNKQLCASGIGQTSRVDSLKQAIEKANSFKFDLKGAVMASDAFFPFPDCVEIADKAGITAVIQPGGSVNDKLSVDYCNEHGLAMVKTGVRHFKH is encoded by the coding sequence ATGGCTGCAACAAAACGTATTAAGCGTGCATTGGTCTCCGTGTTTCATAAAGAGGGACTGGATGAAATCTTAAAAAAACTCCACAATGAAGGTGTGACTTTTGTGTCAACTGGTGGAACTCAGACGTTTATCGAATCATTAGGCATCCCTTGCGATGCGGTAGAAGACCTGACTGGTTATCCTTCTATCTTGGGAGGACGTGTTAAAACACTTCACCCGAAAGTTTTTGGCGGCATTCTTAATCGTAGAGAAAATGAAGGCGACAGAGAACAGATCGCTCAATACGAAATTCCAGAAATTGACCTCGTGATTGTAGACCTGTATCCGTTTGAGGAAACAGTTGCTTCCGGAGCTGAAGAACAGGCAATCATCGAAAAGATAGATATAGGCGGTATCTCATTGATCCGTGCCGCTGCAAAGAACTTCAAAGATGTAGTGATCGTAGCATCTAAAGCACAGTATCAGCCTTTGATGCAAGTGCTGAATGAAAAAGGGGCAGAAACTTCCCTGGAAGACCGTAAATGGTTTGCCAAAGAAGCTTTTGCTGTTTCTTCTGGCTATGATTCTGCTATTTTCAATTATTTTGACGGACGCGAAGGCTCTCACCTGCGTGTTGCTGTAGATCAGCCAATGCACCTGCGTTACGGTGAAAACCCGCACCAGGCTGCCAAATACTATGGTAAGTTCAACGATATGTTCGATCAGATCCATGGTAAGGAAATTTCTTACAACAACTTGCTGGATATCGATGCTGCTGTCAGCCTGATCGACGAGTTCGACGAACTGACATTCGCTATCCTGAAACATAATAACGCATGTGGTATCGCATCCCGTCCGACTGTGCTCGAAGCATGGAAAGATGCATTGGCCGGTGACCCGGTTTCTGCTTTCGGCGGTATCCTGATTACCAACAGCGTGATCGATAAAGAAGTAGCAGAAGAGATCAACAAGATCTTCTTCGAAGTGATCATCGCCCCGGAATATACAAAAGACGCTTTGGAAGTGCTGATGCAGAAGAAAAACCGCATCATTCTGATCCGTAAGGAAGCAAAGACATGTCCGATGCAATTCCGCTCACTATTGAATGGTGCATTGATGCAGGAAAAAGACCTGAGCATCCAGACTGCTGCAGATCTGGAACCGATGACTGACAAAAAGCCTTCCGCACAGGAAACGGCAGACCTGTTGTTCGCTAATAAACTGGTGAAACACAGCAAATCGAACGCTATCACATTGGTAAAGAACAAACAGCTTTGTGCCAGTGGTATCGGTCAGACATCGCGCGTAGATTCTTTGAAACAAGCTATTGAAAAGGCAAACTCTTTCAAATTTGATCTGAAAGGTGCCGTTATGGCTTCTGATGCATTTTTCCCGTTTCCTGACTGTGTTGAGATTGCTGATAAGGCAGGTATTACTGCCGTTATCCAACCGGGTGGTTCTGTAAATGACAAGCTGTCTGTTGATTATTGTAATGAACATGGCTTGGCTATGGTTAAGACGGGAGTCCGTCATTTCAAACACTAA
- a CDS encoding rod shape-determining protein: protein MGLFSFTQEIAMDLGTANTIIISGGKVVVDQPSVVALDRRTDKVLAVGEKARQMHGKTHENIRTIRPLRDGVIADFFAAEQMIRGMIKMINPKHRWFSPSLRIVVCIPSGSTEVEIRAVRDSAEHAGGRDVYMIYEPMAAAIGIGIDVEAPEGNMIVDIGGGTTEIAVISLGGIVSNKSIRIAGDDLTADIMEYMRRQHNVKVGERTAELIKINVGSALTFLDNPPEDYIVHGPNQMTALPMEVPVSYQEIAHCLEKSISKMEAAILSALEQTPPELYADIVRNGIYLAGGGALMRGLDKRLTDKINIPFHIAEDPLHAVAKGTGVALKNIDKFNFLIR, encoded by the coding sequence ATGGGATTATTTTCTTTTACACAAGAAATAGCGATGGACCTGGGTACTGCGAATACCATCATCATCAGTGGTGGTAAGGTCGTGGTAGATCAGCCATCGGTAGTTGCCCTCGACCGGCGTACCGACAAGGTGCTGGCAGTCGGAGAGAAGGCACGCCAGATGCACGGAAAGACGCACGAGAATATTCGTACGATCCGTCCGTTGCGCGATGGTGTGATTGCCGACTTCTTTGCTGCCGAGCAAATGATACGCGGTATGATCAAAATGATAAATCCGAAACATCGCTGGTTTTCTCCTTCATTGCGGATCGTGGTTTGTATCCCGTCCGGAAGCACTGAAGTGGAGATACGTGCCGTACGTGACTCTGCCGAGCATGCCGGAGGACGCGATGTTTATATGATCTATGAACCTATGGCAGCTGCGATCGGTATCGGTATCGATGTGGAAGCGCCCGAAGGAAACATGATCGTGGATATAGGCGGTGGTACGACTGAGATCGCTGTTATCTCGTTGGGTGGTATCGTTTCCAATAAATCGATCCGTATCGCCGGGGATGACCTGACGGCTGATATAATGGAATATATGCGTCGCCAGCATAATGTGAAAGTCGGTGAACGTACAGCCGAGTTGATCAAGATCAATGTCGGTTCTGCATTGACGTTCCTGGATAATCCTCCTGAAGATTATATTGTACATGGTCCGAATCAGATGACGGCTCTTCCGATGGAAGTTCCTGTTTCTTATCAGGAAATAGCACACTGTCTGGAAAAATCTATTTCCAAGATGGAAGCAGCTATCCTGAGCGCACTCGAACAGACTCCTCCCGAACTGTATGCCGATATCGTACGCAACGGTATCTATTTGGCAGGTGGTGGTGCTCTGATGCGCGGGCTTGACAAGCGTCTGACGGACAAGATCAATATCCCGTTCCATATTGCAGAAGATCCGTTGCATGCGGTTGCAAAAGGTACGGGCGTAGCATTGAAGAATATAGATAAATTTAATTTCCTTATCCGATAA
- a CDS encoding ABC-F family ATP-binding cassette domain-containing protein, translating to MITVNNLDVQFGKRILFQDVNMKFTPGNCYGIIGANGAGKSTFLRVISKQLDPTRGSVSLGPGERLSVLSQDHFAFDEYTVMDTVLMGHTTLWEVMSEKNALYEKPDFSDADGIRVSELEEKFAEMEGWNAESDAASLLSGLGISEEYHYSMMKDLSGKQKVRILLARALFGQPDNLLLDEPTNDLDLETVGWLENYLSNSEHTILVVSHDRHFLDSVCTHTVDIDFGKLQMFAGNYSFWYESSQLALRQQQNQNKKAEEKKKELEEFIRRFSANVAKSKQTTSRKKMLEKLNIEEIKPSSRRYPGIIFTPNREPGNQILEVKGLTKSIEGKVLFKDLNFNVEKEDKVVFISRDPRAMTALFQIINGEEKADEGTYQWGQTITTSYLPLDNAKYFASDYNLIDWLSQFSPDTNDVFLKGFLGRMLFSGEELLKKVSVLSGGEKMRCMISRMMLTDANCLILDTPTNHLDLESIQAFNNTLQQFKGNILFSSHDHEFIQTVSNRIIELTPNGIIDKMMDYDDYITDPTVAELREKLYK from the coding sequence ATGATAACAGTAAACAATCTGGACGTACAGTTCGGCAAACGTATCCTTTTTCAGGATGTAAACATGAAGTTTACGCCGGGTAACTGCTACGGTATTATCGGTGCCAACGGTGCCGGAAAATCAACATTTCTTCGCGTGATCAGCAAACAGCTCGACCCGACGCGCGGTTCGGTGAGCCTGGGTCCGGGAGAACGTCTTTCGGTATTGAGCCAGGACCACTTTGCTTTCGACGAATATACGGTGATGGATACCGTTTTGATGGGACATACCACCCTGTGGGAGGTGATGAGCGAAAAGAATGCGCTTTACGAAAAACCGGATTTCAGCGATGCCGACGGTATCCGCGTATCGGAACTGGAAGAGAAGTTCGCCGAAATGGAAGGATGGAACGCCGAAAGCGATGCAGCCAGCCTACTCAGCGGTCTGGGTATCAGCGAAGAATATCATTACAGCATGATGAAAGACCTGAGTGGTAAGCAGAAGGTGCGTATCTTGCTTGCACGCGCTCTGTTTGGTCAGCCGGACAACCTGTTGCTGGATGAGCCGACCAACGACCTCGACCTTGAAACGGTTGGCTGGTTGGAGAACTATCTGTCTAACTCGGAACATACCATCTTGGTTGTGAGCCACGACCGCCACTTCCTCGACTCTGTTTGTACACATACGGTAGATATCGACTTCGGTAAGCTACAGATGTTTGCCGGCAACTATAGCTTCTGGTACGAATCAAGCCAGTTGGCACTTCGCCAGCAGCAGAACCAAAACAAGAAGGCGGAAGAAAAGAAGAAGGAGCTGGAAGAATTTATTCGCCGTTTCAGTGCCAACGTGGCTAAGTCTAAGCAGACTACCAGCCGTAAGAAGATGTTGGAGAAACTGAATATAGAAGAGATCAAGCCGTCTTCACGCCGCTATCCAGGCATCATCTTCACGCCGAATCGTGAGCCGGGCAATCAGATTCTGGAAGTAAAAGGACTGACGAAGAGCATTGAAGGCAAAGTATTGTTTAAGGATTTGAACTTCAACGTTGAGAAGGAAGACAAAGTGGTATTCATCAGCCGCGACCCGCGTGCCATGACTGCCCTGTTCCAAATTATCAACGGCGAGGAGAAGGCCGACGAAGGTACTTATCAGTGGGGGCAGACCATTACGACAAGCTATCTGCCGTTGGATAACGCCAAATATTTCGCTTCCGATTATAATCTGATCGACTGGTTGAGCCAGTTCTCACCGGACACGAACGATGTGTTCTTGAAAGGATTCCTCGGCCGCATGTTGTTCTCCGGCGAAGAGTTGTTGAAGAAGGTGAGCGTATTGTCCGGAGGTGAGAAGATGCGTTGTATGATTTCACGCATGATGCTTACGGATGCGAACTGTCTGATTCTAGATACACCGACCAACCATTTGGATTTGGAGTCTATTCAGGCATTCAATAATACATTGCAGCAGTTTAAGGGTAATATCCTGTTCTCCAGCCATGACCATGAGTTTATTCAGACGGTTTCGAACCGTATTATCGAACTGACTCCGAATGGTATTATCGACAAGATGATGGATTACGATGATTACATCACCGATCCGACAGTAGCCGAACTACGTGAAAAGTTATACAAATAA